The following proteins are encoded in a genomic region of Arthrobacter jiangjiafuii:
- a CDS encoding glycosyltransferase family 4 protein, whose translation MSMRKEKILVVCQHFWPEGFRLNDIAAFFVENGLDVEVLCGLPNYPKGELFPGYSLKGPFRENHDGVDVHRTLEVPRRGNTSASIFLNYISFPFFSLFHVPRMLFGKYDRIFLYQLSPVMMSLAGILVGKIRRIETTMYVLDLWPENLYSVINVKNKFLRRILEKVSHWHYRNVDKIVVLSDLMKDRLASVSGLPADKITVIPQACEKLYEEQIVDDSLASRFADGFKVVFAGNISPAQSFDTILEAAQLIRGEGIEDVQWVIVGDGMSRSAVEAKVRELGLSDSFHFEGQRPVEEVPRYTGIADALVGCLVTSDLLEATIPAKVLSYIASGKPLVLAMDGEVRKLVMDEARCGLVGPTEDAQDLANNVVKLYNMTSVERAALGESGRAYHFANLERNIVLGKLKNFILEA comes from the coding sequence ATGAGCATGCGCAAAGAGAAAATCCTGGTTGTCTGCCAGCACTTTTGGCCCGAGGGATTCAGGCTCAATGACATTGCTGCGTTCTTCGTGGAGAACGGTCTCGATGTAGAGGTGCTGTGCGGGCTGCCGAATTACCCCAAGGGCGAGCTGTTCCCGGGGTACTCGTTGAAGGGGCCGTTCCGTGAGAACCATGACGGCGTCGACGTCCACCGGACACTCGAGGTTCCGCGGCGCGGCAACACGAGTGCCAGCATCTTCCTGAACTACATCTCCTTCCCGTTCTTCAGCCTCTTTCACGTTCCCCGGATGCTGTTCGGAAAGTACGACAGGATTTTCCTGTACCAGCTCTCACCGGTGATGATGTCCCTAGCCGGCATCCTCGTGGGAAAGATCCGGCGGATCGAAACCACGATGTACGTCCTTGACCTGTGGCCGGAGAACCTTTATTCGGTCATCAACGTGAAGAACAAGTTCCTGCGCCGGATCCTGGAGAAGGTCTCGCACTGGCACTACCGCAACGTGGATAAGATCGTGGTCCTCTCCGATCTGATGAAGGATCGTCTGGCTTCGGTGTCAGGGCTTCCGGCGGACAAAATTACTGTCATCCCTCAGGCTTGCGAAAAGCTCTACGAAGAGCAGATTGTCGACGACAGCCTTGCTTCGCGTTTTGCCGACGGCTTCAAGGTCGTGTTCGCGGGTAACATCAGCCCCGCACAGTCCTTCGACACCATTCTTGAGGCTGCACAGCTGATCCGCGGCGAAGGTATCGAGGACGTGCAGTGGGTCATCGTCGGCGACGGCATGAGCCGTTCAGCGGTAGAAGCCAAGGTCCGCGAGCTGGGACTCTCCGACAGCTTCCACTTTGAGGGACAGCGTCCGGTCGAAGAGGTGCCCCGGTACACGGGCATCGCTGACGCTTTGGTGGGCTGCCTCGTCACCAGCGACCTGTTGGAAGCGACCATCCCGGCCAAGGTGCTTTCCTACATTGCATCGGGAAAACCCCTGGTGTTGGCGATGGACGGAGAGGTCCGCAAGCTAGTGATGGACGAGGCCCGGTGTGGACTGGTGGGGCCAACCGAGGATGCGCAGGACTTGGCAAACAACGTGGTGAAGCTCTACAACATGACGTCGGTTGAGCGGGCTGCGTTGGGCGAATCCGGCCGCGCGTACCACTTCGCAAACCTTGAGCGGAATATCGTGCTCGGGAAGCTGAAGAATTTCATCCTTGAGGCCTGA
- a CDS encoding polysaccharide biosynthesis protein has product MFRNKTLLITGGTGSFGNAVLKHFLHTDIREIRIFSRDEKKQDDMRRAFNNPKLKFYIGDVRDISSVREAVRGVDFIFHAAALKQVPSCEFFPMEAVRTNVIGTDNVLTAAIDAGVKKVVCLSTDKAAYPINAMGTSKAMMEKIVIAKSRNVDPEDTLISCTRYGNVMASRGSVIPLFAEQIQAGKDLTVTDPDMTRFLMNLDEAVDLVLFAFKHANQGDLFVQKSPASTVGDLAQAMKQIMGADVEIRTIGTRHGEKAHETLLTREERAKSEDLGGYFRVPADTRDLNYGKFFEDGQDMAAVPEEYTSENTERLTIDEVVTKVLSTEYMRDLLAEAPAVS; this is encoded by the coding sequence TTGTTCAGGAACAAGACTCTGCTTATCACCGGCGGCACCGGTTCGTTCGGTAACGCCGTGCTGAAGCACTTTCTCCACACGGATATCCGTGAAATCCGTATCTTCTCCCGCGATGAGAAGAAGCAGGATGACATGCGCCGGGCGTTCAACAACCCCAAGCTCAAGTTCTACATCGGCGATGTCCGCGATATCAGCAGCGTGCGTGAAGCCGTCCGCGGCGTGGACTTCATCTTCCACGCGGCAGCCCTGAAGCAGGTTCCGTCATGCGAGTTCTTCCCGATGGAAGCTGTGCGGACGAACGTCATCGGAACGGACAACGTCCTGACGGCCGCTATTGACGCAGGCGTCAAGAAGGTGGTTTGTCTTTCCACCGACAAGGCCGCGTACCCGATCAACGCAATGGGTACGTCCAAGGCCATGATGGAAAAAATCGTTATCGCGAAGTCGCGGAACGTCGATCCCGAAGACACCCTCATCTCCTGCACCCGCTACGGGAACGTCATGGCGTCGCGCGGATCGGTTATCCCGCTGTTCGCCGAGCAAATCCAGGCAGGCAAGGACCTGACTGTCACCGATCCCGACATGACCCGGTTCTTGATGAATCTCGACGAGGCTGTCGACCTGGTTCTGTTTGCGTTCAAGCACGCCAACCAGGGCGACCTATTCGTGCAGAAGTCCCCCGCTTCGACCGTGGGCGACCTTGCACAGGCCATGAAGCAGATCATGGGCGCCGACGTCGAGATCCGGACCATCGGTACCCGGCACGGCGAGAAGGCACACGAAACGCTGCTGACCCGTGAGGAGCGCGCCAAGTCCGAGGACCTCGGCGGCTACTTCCGCGTCCCAGCCGATACCCGCGACTTGAACTACGGTAAGTTCTTCGAAGACGGCCAGGACATGGCAGCCGTTCCCGAGGAGTACACCTCCGAGAACACCGAACGCCTGACCATCGATGAAGTGGTGACGAAGGTGCTCTCCACCGAGTACATGCGTGACTTGCTGGCCGAAGCTCCGGCAGTCAGCTAG
- a CDS encoding glycosyltransferase family 2 protein, with translation MSSHTSQRVLVIMPAWNEHETVGRTVQEIQEAGRGYDVLVVDDGSTDGTAAVAEAAGATVLKLPFNMGVGGAMRAGFKYAQRLGYETVIQVDADGQHDPAEIESVLAGLERADISIGARFAEKGTYTVSGPRKWAMVFLAAVISRLGKTKLTDVTSGFRAGNAKAINQYIAHYPAEYLGDTIDSLVVAIKSGCTVTQVPVAMRPRQGGQPSHNPAKAAVYLLRSVFALLFALSRSGTKPRQPEVAVND, from the coding sequence ATGTCTTCCCATACTTCCCAGCGCGTCCTGGTCATCATGCCGGCCTGGAATGAGCACGAAACGGTCGGCCGCACTGTTCAGGAGATCCAGGAGGCCGGGCGCGGCTACGACGTTCTGGTGGTGGACGATGGATCCACGGACGGAACCGCGGCCGTGGCTGAGGCCGCAGGAGCGACGGTCCTAAAGCTCCCTTTCAACATGGGTGTCGGAGGGGCCATGCGTGCCGGATTCAAGTACGCCCAGCGCTTGGGCTATGAAACGGTGATTCAGGTCGACGCCGACGGCCAGCATGATCCCGCCGAAATTGAATCGGTACTGGCCGGGCTGGAAAGAGCGGACATCTCGATCGGCGCGCGCTTTGCAGAGAAGGGAACCTATACGGTTTCCGGTCCGCGCAAGTGGGCGATGGTTTTCCTTGCAGCAGTCATCTCGCGTCTGGGGAAAACGAAGCTGACGGATGTCACGTCCGGCTTCCGGGCCGGCAACGCGAAAGCGATAAACCAGTACATCGCCCACTACCCTGCGGAGTATCTCGGCGACACGATCGATTCCCTCGTCGTTGCAATCAAATCGGGCTGTACCGTAACGCAGGTCCCGGTTGCCATGCGTCCACGTCAAGGCGGACAGCCGAGCCATAATCCTGCCAAGGCAGCGGTGTACCTGCTGCGTTCCGTATTCGCCCTTCTCTTTGCGCTCAGCCGCAGCGGGACCAAGCCGCGCCAGCCGGAGGTTGCTGTTAATGATTAA
- a CDS encoding DUF2304 domain-containing protein translates to MINIAAFIFALVVVALVLELVRRKHFKEKYAALWVVVGIASLILAGWPNLLNIISSAIGVQVGSNFLFGMSFLLLIGVCLHLSWEQSVSEEEIRVLAEEVAILRSSVLALEERTAATPTDAAQLMGTDTIRPD, encoded by the coding sequence ATGATTAACATTGCCGCGTTTATATTTGCCCTGGTTGTCGTTGCGCTGGTTCTCGAGCTCGTGCGACGCAAGCACTTTAAAGAGAAGTATGCCGCCCTGTGGGTCGTGGTAGGAATTGCATCCCTCATCCTTGCCGGCTGGCCCAACCTGCTGAACATCATAAGTTCCGCCATCGGCGTCCAGGTTGGCTCGAACTTCCTCTTCGGCATGTCCTTCCTGCTGTTGATTGGAGTCTGTCTGCACCTCTCATGGGAGCAGTCCGTCAGCGAAGAGGAGATCCGGGTCTTGGCCGAAGAAGTAGCAATCCTCCGGTCCTCGGTCCTGGCTTTGGAAGAACGGACAGCCGCGACGCCTACGGACGCCGCGCAGCTGATGGGTACCGATACCATCCGTCCCGACTAA
- the wecB gene encoding non-hydrolyzing UDP-N-acetylglucosamine 2-epimerase produces MNTPSRKLKVLTVVGTRPEIIRLAATIRRLDRSTEHVLVHTGQNYDYELNEVFFEDLGLRRPDHFLAADTTSLGAVLGSILAKLEAVLQAEKPDAMVVLGDTNSCISALIARRMKVPVYHMEAGNRCFDENVPEEVNRRLVDHVADYNLVYTEHARRNLLAEGIHPSRILLTGSPMREVLEANATQIAESTVLADQGLTAGEYFLVSLHREENVDNPKRLKEVLGALQHLSENYGLPVLVSTHPRTRKRLEDQPEELKKGLRFHAPFGFNDYVQLQMSAKLVLSDSGTISEESSILGFPAVTLRDWIERPESLDSGVIITTGVETESIVDAIEIVLDQAKTDGLADAPAEYQIRDTSRRTVNFIRSTAHSHHRRAGLNMDKG; encoded by the coding sequence ATGAATACCCCGTCACGCAAGCTCAAAGTCCTAACTGTGGTTGGGACCCGACCTGAAATCATTCGGTTGGCAGCAACGATCCGCCGTCTTGACCGCTCCACCGAGCACGTCCTCGTGCACACCGGGCAGAACTACGACTACGAGTTGAACGAGGTTTTCTTCGAGGACCTGGGACTTCGGCGCCCGGATCATTTCCTCGCCGCGGACACGACCTCCCTTGGTGCGGTACTCGGGAGTATTCTGGCCAAGCTTGAAGCAGTGCTGCAGGCGGAAAAGCCGGACGCCATGGTGGTCCTGGGAGATACCAATAGTTGCATCTCGGCGCTGATCGCCCGACGGATGAAGGTTCCCGTTTACCACATGGAAGCCGGCAACCGCTGCTTCGACGAGAACGTTCCCGAAGAAGTCAATCGCAGGCTGGTTGACCACGTTGCCGACTACAACCTGGTATACACGGAGCATGCACGTCGCAACCTGCTGGCAGAGGGGATCCACCCCTCCCGCATCCTCCTCACCGGTTCACCGATGCGCGAGGTGCTTGAAGCCAACGCCACGCAGATTGCCGAAAGCACGGTCCTCGCGGACCAGGGCCTGACCGCCGGGGAGTACTTCCTGGTCAGCCTGCACCGCGAAGAGAACGTGGATAACCCCAAGCGTTTGAAAGAGGTGCTTGGCGCGCTCCAGCACCTCTCCGAAAACTATGGCCTGCCGGTCCTGGTTTCCACGCACCCACGGACACGCAAGCGGCTTGAGGACCAGCCGGAGGAGTTGAAGAAGGGCCTACGTTTTCATGCGCCCTTCGGCTTCAACGACTACGTGCAGCTGCAGATGTCCGCCAAGCTCGTGCTTTCCGACAGCGGCACCATCAGTGAGGAGTCCTCTATCCTGGGCTTCCCGGCCGTGACCCTGCGGGACTGGATCGAGCGTCCGGAATCGCTGGATTCCGGTGTCATTATCACCACCGGTGTTGAGACGGAGTCGATCGTCGACGCCATCGAGATCGTCCTCGACCAAGCGAAGACCGACGGGCTCGCAGACGCACCTGCTGAGTACCAGATCCGGGATACCTCCCGTCGTACCGTGAACTTTATCCGGTCCACCGCGCACAGCCATCACCGCCGTGCCGGCCTGAACATGGATAAGGGCTAG
- a CDS encoding capsular biosynthesis protein, giving the protein MTIVITGGNGFLGWHTRVLAHSLGQATTSIGLGRKFNLEEAVSALSGAEVLVHIAGVNRGTDKEVAEGNLEFSRQLEQALAAADTEALKTVVYANSVQQGNGTVYGRAKAEAGGVLGAAAVRSGAEFKDVVLPNLFGEHGVPFYNSVVATFCHLVAAGETPTVSEDKVLTLLHAQDAAELLLGVRSIEDQHLAEVQRSVSDLLAGIQSMAATYATGTIPKLGTDFERNLFNTYRSFLSGENLPHALELKTDARGSFVELVRSEGGEGQSSFSTTKPGITRGQHYHRHKIERFIVMSGTGEIAMRRMFSDDVVRYAVSGDKPVAIDMPTMWSHNITNVGSDELYTAFWISEIFDPASPDTFPEEV; this is encoded by the coding sequence ATGACTATCGTAATTACGGGAGGCAACGGCTTCCTGGGATGGCACACCCGCGTTCTCGCGCACAGCCTCGGCCAGGCCACTACCAGTATTGGCCTGGGACGTAAGTTCAACCTCGAGGAAGCAGTTTCCGCGCTTTCCGGTGCTGAAGTCCTCGTTCACATTGCCGGTGTGAACCGTGGCACCGACAAGGAAGTCGCCGAAGGGAACCTCGAGTTTTCCCGCCAGCTGGAACAGGCGCTGGCAGCAGCCGATACCGAAGCACTCAAGACGGTTGTCTACGCCAACTCTGTCCAGCAGGGCAATGGTACGGTCTATGGCCGTGCCAAAGCCGAAGCCGGTGGCGTCCTCGGGGCCGCGGCCGTCCGCTCGGGCGCGGAGTTCAAAGACGTCGTTCTGCCGAACCTCTTCGGCGAGCACGGAGTGCCCTTCTATAACTCCGTCGTCGCAACCTTCTGCCATCTGGTGGCGGCCGGCGAGACGCCGACTGTTAGCGAGGACAAGGTCCTCACTCTCCTGCACGCGCAGGATGCCGCCGAGCTCCTGCTTGGTGTCCGGAGCATCGAGGACCAGCATCTGGCCGAGGTGCAGCGTTCGGTGAGCGACCTCCTGGCCGGGATCCAGTCCATGGCGGCTACCTATGCCACGGGCACCATCCCCAAGCTGGGCACTGACTTTGAACGGAATCTGTTCAATACCTACCGCTCGTTCCTGTCAGGCGAGAACCTGCCACACGCGCTCGAACTCAAGACCGACGCCCGCGGCTCCTTTGTCGAGCTGGTCCGTTCGGAGGGAGGCGAAGGCCAAAGCTCCTTCTCAACAACCAAACCTGGAATAACCCGCGGACAGCACTACCACCGGCACAAGATCGAGCGGTTCATCGTAATGTCGGGCACCGGTGAAATCGCAATGCGCCGAATGTTCTCCGACGACGTGGTTCGATACGCTGTGAGTGGGGATAAGCCCGTCGCCATAGATATGCCGACAATGTGGTCGCACAACATTACAAACGTCGGATCCGACGAGCTGTACACAGCCTTCTGGATCAGCGAAATCTTCGATCCCGCATCACCCGATACCTTCCCGGAGGAAGTATGA